A stretch of Lysobacter sp. K5869 DNA encodes these proteins:
- a CDS encoding trypsin-like peptidase domain-containing protein, translating into MQPKTIAEQLFFTTVRIDTVAANGAQGSGTGFFFNHKIGGNEYLFVATNKHVVMGMREGRFSFLKQKDGQPTLGDGFNLHMGQQDWPKMWFGHPDANIDIAVCPLAPLLEFVKKQHGTDLFLRAVNTSMIPTPQQVTELDAVESVTFIGYPNGVWDSKNLLPVARRGTTASPIEVDFEGTPRFLIDASVFGGSSGSPVFILNHGSWATKEGGLVAGTRFYFVGVIAAVFFRTHLNQIIPVPIPTQVQPMAQQQEMIDLGIVFKARTVVETIEACLKAHNVDTSAPAPIPAPQAAPDPAPQA; encoded by the coding sequence ATGCAGCCCAAGACCATCGCCGAACAGCTCTTCTTCACCACGGTGCGAATTGACACCGTTGCGGCGAATGGCGCTCAGGGTTCCGGTACGGGCTTCTTCTTCAATCACAAGATTGGCGGCAACGAGTATCTGTTCGTCGCAACGAACAAGCATGTCGTGATGGGCATGAGAGAGGGGCGCTTTTCGTTCCTGAAACAGAAGGATGGGCAACCCACCCTTGGCGACGGGTTCAATCTGCACATGGGGCAGCAGGACTGGCCGAAGATGTGGTTTGGTCACCCAGACGCGAATATCGACATTGCCGTTTGTCCGCTGGCGCCACTGCTTGAATTTGTGAAGAAGCAGCACGGCACGGACTTGTTCCTACGGGCCGTGAATACAAGCATGATTCCAACGCCGCAGCAGGTGACGGAACTGGATGCGGTGGAGTCCGTGACGTTCATCGGCTACCCGAATGGTGTCTGGGACAGCAAGAACCTTCTGCCAGTTGCGCGCCGGGGTACTACTGCCAGTCCTATCGAAGTGGATTTTGAGGGCACGCCGCGTTTTCTCATTGATGCGTCGGTGTTCGGTGGGTCTAGTGGCAGCCCGGTCTTCATTCTGAATCACGGATCATGGGCGACCAAGGAAGGCGGCCTCGTAGCTGGCACTCGGTTCTACTTCGTCGGCGTGATCGCCGCAGTGTTCTTCCGCACCCATCTGAACCAGATCATTCCGGTGCCGATTCCCACACAGGTTCAGCCGATGGCGCAGCAACAAGAGATGATCGACCTCGGAATCGTGTTCAAGGCACGTACCGTTGTCGAGACCATCGAAGCATGCCTCAAAGCGCACAACGTCGATACGTCGGCACCTGCACCAATACCAGCACCGCAAGCCGCGCCCGATCCAGCACCGCAGGCATAG
- a CDS encoding zeta toxin family protein, translating into MRPLAPPLDDKTHKEEFERRVLPSVNYDSIPSVPEGQNPTAIILAGQPGAGKSGVAERAKQDLGGGMNAIVVDPDAMRDFHPKVDEFRKASPYNWADDTHKDASQWAKELRDKAIGDRKNLVIDTTLGSGPKAVELVEGLQKAGYNVEIRALATHRLESELGVDARFTGSLDRNGFGRFVPPNIRDQVYQDLPANLDHVQAQTKDHPVPIRIYNREADKLYDSTVDTDRLPSQALTDAREQRIKDPTIAAKQHEAWNAQVGWHAKLEARLAPDADPKHPASDCRKPLLDERADHGIVAGVAKNASAATRNLDEVQDAARIAARAQTPSISIAPGLSVPSLASAPGSSPSSSSTSIDLSRAHPDTQALYGEIRKQLPPSVSDHKALEATVAAQKQGGIGTVDQLAKADVVGDKIVVSGKTEGFRAVVEAHKEAPPTSELLQQAPSGQTPPNAQAQQQAQQQQNPKTM; encoded by the coding sequence ATGAGGCCTCTCGCCCCGCCGCTGGACGACAAGACCCATAAGGAAGAATTCGAGCGGCGCGTCCTGCCGAGCGTCAACTACGACAGCATCCCCTCCGTCCCCGAAGGCCAGAATCCCACGGCGATCATCCTCGCCGGCCAACCCGGCGCGGGCAAAAGCGGCGTGGCGGAGCGCGCGAAACAAGATCTCGGCGGCGGCATGAACGCCATCGTGGTCGATCCCGACGCGATGCGCGACTTCCATCCGAAAGTCGACGAGTTCCGCAAGGCTTCGCCGTACAACTGGGCCGACGACACCCACAAGGACGCCAGCCAGTGGGCCAAGGAATTGCGCGATAAAGCCATCGGCGATCGCAAGAACCTGGTCATCGACACCACCTTGGGCAGCGGCCCCAAGGCGGTCGAACTCGTGGAGGGGCTGCAAAAGGCCGGCTACAACGTCGAGATCCGCGCGCTGGCCACCCATCGCCTGGAAAGCGAGTTGGGCGTGGACGCGCGCTTCACCGGTTCGCTCGACCGCAACGGCTTCGGCCGTTTCGTTCCGCCGAACATCCGCGATCAGGTCTACCAGGATCTGCCTGCCAATCTCGATCACGTGCAGGCTCAGACCAAGGACCATCCGGTCCCGATCCGCATCTACAACCGCGAAGCGGACAAGCTGTACGACAGCACCGTCGACACCGATCGCTTGCCGAGCCAAGCGCTCACCGACGCGCGCGAGCAGCGCATCAAAGATCCGACCATCGCGGCGAAGCAGCATGAGGCCTGGAACGCTCAGGTCGGCTGGCACGCCAAACTGGAAGCCCGGCTGGCGCCGGATGCCGACCCCAAGCATCCGGCGAGCGATTGCCGCAAGCCGTTGCTGGACGAACGCGCCGACCACGGAATCGTCGCGGGCGTAGCCAAGAACGCCAGCGCGGCGACCCGCAACCTGGACGAGGTGCAAGACGCGGCCAGGATCGCGGCGCGCGCGCAAACGCCGTCGATCAGCATCGCGCCGGGCCTCTCCGTCCCGTCGCTCGCGTCCGCTCCCGGAAGCTCGCCGTCCTCGTCGTCGACCTCGATCGACCTGTCGCGCGCGCACCCGGACACCCAGGCGCTGTACGGCGAAATCCGCAAACAGTTGCCGCCGAGCGTCTCCGACCACAAGGCCTTGGAAGCGACGGTCGCCGCTCAAAAGCAAGGCGGGATCGGCACGGTCGATCAACTCGCCAAGGCCGATGTGGTCGGCGACAAGATCGTCGTTTCCGGCAAGACCGAAGGCTTCCGGGCCGTCGTCGAGGCCCATAAGGAAGCGCCGCCGACCAGCGAACTGCTGCAACAGGCGCCGAGCGGCCAAACGCCGCCCAACGCGCAGGCACAGCAGCAGGCGCAGCAGCAGCAAAACCCGAAGACGATGTGA
- a CDS encoding zeta toxin family protein → MSVPADRLDPTAHAKILKNQILPASGIDHATAQAHPKAIILAGQPGAGKGGLVATATQELGGNVVPVDPDALRDFHPRVNEFRANSPYTWADHTHQDASQWAKELRAAVVDQRKNIIIDTTLGNGNSAVDLVKDLKAKGYEVEIRAIATHSVESELGVDARFAASLDKNGFGRYVPAEIRREVYQNLPGNLDRVRTETGTPVRIFNREGVELYDSRLNTQTPGEALHQAREARMRDPAITQAQGEQWAQRQQWHEQLPERLKANPNIDAKTAERLLAERQALNIADDVAQGARQAAGIDHAVRVRPGVVKGLSALGVAATAYDAATTGYRVHQLSQTGNEAGIRSEVVRFGATNLGAWGGASLGAFAGGVAGVETGPGLLVTGAIGGVVGAVAGNELAQWLENRRINRQDDQNGNTWRIDPKHPDQGWHRSEDVARTDPATGKVTTTEQTFVASPELANYLNYKASNEAIQLRLATPPAPVDPYSIPSAAGDAHSASKTDWKRSEDGKWNREIVDGYVEHGIKLSHHEAATPQRAAELDRQSQQVIADNALRTPAAMAARYDAAYAAYGWSQYGKPPEPVEHARGQVESLQASDGDVYRRNDKNEWISSGWLYDSKADGKTRQELDATQTQLRAALAQQPQAPARGPVSAHDSLRETLATVYQSAGIAVTPQHLEAATQAVERKHAEQHVPAGGYAIQVQAAPGERAPSANSHLVTLQDDGKGVYVPKATTTGADIEQAKRNLSAAPSADLQAPPADHADRKLFDGVRVRAPTGVSNEKVMEAVVAAKVAGYIREPGDIQHVESANGRLFVSGKVPGSVASVELATPAPSMQQSLQRSEAFDQQHAQSREQHPQPSQNQSAPGQQR, encoded by the coding sequence TCCCCGCCGACCGTCTGGATCCGACGGCCCACGCCAAGATCCTCAAGAACCAGATCCTGCCCGCCAGCGGCATCGACCACGCCACCGCGCAGGCGCATCCCAAGGCGATCATCCTCGCCGGCCAGCCCGGCGCGGGCAAAGGCGGCCTGGTCGCGACCGCGACGCAGGAACTGGGCGGCAACGTCGTCCCGGTCGATCCCGACGCCTTGCGCGACTTCCATCCCCGGGTCAACGAATTCCGCGCCAACTCGCCCTACACCTGGGCCGACCACACCCACCAGGACGCCAGCCAGTGGGCCAAGGAACTGCGCGCGGCGGTGGTGGACCAACGCAAGAACATCATCATCGACACCACGCTCGGCAACGGCAACAGCGCGGTCGATCTGGTCAAGGACCTCAAGGCCAAGGGCTACGAAGTCGAAATCCGCGCCATCGCCACCCACAGCGTGGAAAGCGAGCTCGGCGTGGACGCGCGCTTCGCCGCCTCCTTGGACAAGAACGGTTTCGGCCGCTACGTGCCGGCCGAAATCCGCCGCGAGGTGTATCAGAACCTGCCCGGCAATCTCGACCGCGTGCGCACCGAGACCGGCACCCCGGTGCGCATCTTCAACCGCGAAGGCGTCGAACTCTACGACAGCCGGCTCAACACCCAGACGCCGGGCGAAGCGCTGCATCAGGCGCGCGAAGCGCGCATGCGCGATCCGGCGATCACCCAAGCCCAAGGCGAGCAATGGGCGCAGCGCCAGCAGTGGCACGAGCAACTGCCCGAGCGGCTCAAGGCCAATCCGAACATCGACGCCAAGACCGCCGAGCGCCTGCTCGCCGAACGGCAGGCGCTGAACATCGCCGACGACGTCGCCCAAGGCGCGCGCCAAGCCGCCGGCATCGACCACGCGGTGCGGGTGCGTCCGGGCGTGGTCAAAGGTTTGTCCGCGCTCGGCGTCGCCGCGACCGCCTACGACGCGGCGACCACCGGCTACCGCGTGCATCAGCTCAGCCAAACCGGCAACGAAGCCGGCATCCGTTCGGAAGTGGTGCGCTTCGGCGCGACCAACCTCGGCGCCTGGGGCGGCGCGTCGCTGGGCGCGTTCGCCGGCGGCGTGGCCGGCGTGGAAACCGGCCCCGGCTTGCTGGTCACCGGCGCCATCGGCGGCGTGGTCGGCGCGGTCGCCGGCAACGAATTGGCGCAGTGGCTGGAAAACCGCCGCATCAACCGCCAGGACGATCAGAACGGCAACACCTGGCGCATCGATCCCAAGCATCCCGACCAAGGCTGGCACCGCAGCGAAGACGTGGCGCGCACCGATCCGGCCACCGGCAAGGTCACCACCACCGAGCAGACCTTCGTCGCCTCGCCGGAACTGGCCAACTACCTCAACTACAAGGCCAGCAACGAGGCGATCCAGCTGCGTCTGGCCACGCCGCCCGCGCCGGTCGATCCTTATTCGATCCCCAGCGCCGCCGGCGACGCGCACAGCGCGAGCAAGACCGACTGGAAGCGCAGCGAAGACGGCAAGTGGAACCGCGAGATCGTCGACGGCTACGTCGAGCACGGCATCAAGCTCAGCCACCACGAAGCCGCCACGCCGCAGCGCGCCGCCGAACTGGACCGGCAATCGCAGCAAGTCATCGCCGACAACGCGCTGCGCACGCCCGCGGCGATGGCCGCGCGCTACGACGCGGCCTATGCCGCCTATGGCTGGTCCCAATACGGAAAACCGCCGGAACCGGTGGAGCACGCGCGCGGACAGGTCGAGTCCTTGCAAGCCTCCGACGGCGACGTCTACCGCCGCAACGACAAGAACGAATGGATCAGCAGCGGCTGGCTGTACGACAGCAAGGCCGACGGCAAGACCCGCCAAGAACTCGACGCCACCCAGACGCAGCTGCGCGCGGCGCTCGCGCAGCAACCGCAGGCGCCCGCGCGCGGCCCGGTCAGCGCGCACGACTCCCTGCGCGAAACGCTCGCCACGGTCTATCAAAGCGCCGGTATCGCGGTCACGCCACAGCATCTGGAGGCGGCGACGCAAGCGGTCGAACGCAAGCACGCCGAACAACACGTGCCCGCCGGCGGCTACGCCATCCAGGTCCAGGCCGCGCCGGGCGAACGCGCGCCCAGCGCCAACAGCCATCTGGTCACGCTGCAGGACGACGGCAAGGGCGTCTACGTTCCCAAGGCGACCACGACCGGCGCCGACATCGAACAAGCCAAGCGCAACCTGAGCGCCGCGCCCTCCGCCGACCTGCAAGCGCCGCCGGCCGATCACGCCGACCGCAAGCTGTTCGACGGCGTGCGCGTGCGCGCGCCGACCGGCGTGTCCAACGAAAAAGTCATGGAGGCGGTGGTCGCGGCCAAGGTCGCCGGCTACATCCGCGAGCCCGGCGACATCCAGCACGTCGAATCCGCCAACGGCCGCCTGTTCGTTTCCGGCAAGGTGCCCGGTTCGGTGGCGTCGGTGGAGCTGGCGACGCCGGCGCCGAGCATGCAGCAGTCGCTGCAGCGGTCGGAAGCGTTCGACCAACAGCACGCGCAGTCGCGCGAGCAGCACCCGCAGCCGTCGCAGAACCAGAGCGCGCCCGGCCAACAGCGCTGA